Below is a genomic region from Vicinamibacteria bacterium.
GCAATGATTGAAACGACGAAGCTCAGGACCAGCGAAACCGCCGCCAAAGCCAACATTCTCGCCCTGTTCATGACCTTTTCTCCCCACCGGGCAATGAGTGCCGCGGTCTTTTTCTAGTAAAGGTTTCGAAACACCGATCTGCCATGCAGAGTTACCTGTGCAAACGGAATCAGCCCCCCGCCCGAGAGCAGCAGAGGCCGGGTATAGGTCACCGACACCTCGGAAGCGGTCAACGTCAAAGCGCCCACGTTGATGGGATAATTCTGGGTGACCGAGATATCGGCCATGTTGACGCTTATGCCTTCTTCGAGAAGGTAGTCGACGACCCTCTGACGGATGTCGTCGACGGTGACGCCGGGGTTGCTCGGATTGATCCAGTTTCTCGGGAGCGCCGAAAATCGGGCTCCGGCGCGTGCTGCGTTCTGGACGATCTGGTGCTCCCAGATCACCAGACCCATGTCGACGACGCCAAGAAACAGAAGCGTCATGAACGGCAGCATGATCGCCATCTCGATCAGGACGGCGCCTCGGGACTCTCGACTCTTTCTAAGGACTCGT
It encodes:
- a CDS encoding TadE family protein gives rise to the protein MKRVLRKSRESRGAVLIEMAIMLPFMTLLFLGVVDMGLVIWEHQIVQNAARAGARFSALPRNWINPSNPGVTVDDIRQRVVDYLLEEGISVNMADISVTQNYPINVGALTLTASEVSVTYTRPLLLSGGGLIPFAQVTLHGRSVFRNLY